A single region of the Streptomyces vilmorinianum genome encodes:
- a CDS encoding LLM class flavin-dependent oxidoreductase: MQFGIFTVGDVTTDPTTGRTPSEHERIKNTVAIALKAEEVGLDVFATGEHHNPPFVPSSPTTLLGHIAARTENLILSTSTTLITTNDPVKIAEDYATLQHLADGRVDLMMGRGNTGPVYPWFGQDIRQGIPLAIENYALLHRLWREDVVDWEGKFRSALQGFTSTPRPLDGVPPFVWHGSIRSPEIAEQAAYYGDGFFANHIFWPKQHTEKMVRLYRQRYAHYGHGTPEQAIVGLGGQVFMRKNSQDAVREFRPYFDNAPVYGHGPSLEEFSRETPLTVGSPQEVIERTLSFREYAGDYQRQLFLVDHAGLPLKTVLEQLDILGEEVVPVLRKEFAALRPAGVPETAPLHPAVRTQEA, encoded by the coding sequence ATGCAGTTCGGGATCTTCACCGTCGGCGACGTCACGACCGACCCCACCACCGGCCGCACCCCCAGCGAGCACGAGCGGATCAAGAACACGGTCGCGATCGCGCTCAAGGCCGAGGAGGTCGGGCTCGACGTCTTCGCGACCGGCGAGCACCACAACCCGCCGTTCGTGCCCTCCTCCCCCACCACCCTGCTCGGGCACATCGCCGCGCGGACCGAGAACCTGATCCTGTCCACCTCCACGACACTGATCACCACCAACGACCCGGTGAAGATCGCCGAGGACTACGCCACCCTCCAGCACCTCGCCGACGGGCGCGTCGACCTGATGATGGGCCGCGGCAACACCGGCCCCGTCTACCCGTGGTTCGGCCAGGACATCCGCCAGGGCATCCCGCTCGCCATCGAGAACTACGCGCTCCTCCACAGGCTGTGGAGGGAGGACGTCGTCGACTGGGAGGGGAAGTTCCGCTCCGCCCTCCAGGGCTTCACCTCGACCCCGCGCCCGCTCGACGGCGTCCCGCCGTTCGTCTGGCACGGCTCCATCCGCTCCCCCGAGATCGCCGAACAGGCCGCGTACTACGGCGACGGCTTCTTCGCCAACCACATCTTCTGGCCCAAGCAGCACACCGAGAAGATGGTCCGCCTCTACCGGCAGCGGTACGCGCACTACGGCCACGGCACCCCCGAGCAGGCCATCGTCGGCCTCGGCGGCCAGGTCTTCATGCGCAAGAACTCCCAGGACGCGGTACGCGAGTTCCGCCCCTACTTCGACAACGCGCCCGTCTACGGCCACGGTCCGTCCCTGGAGGAGTTCAGCCGGGAGACCCCGCTGACCGTCGGCTCGCCCCAGGAGGTCATCGAACGCACGCTGTCCTTCCGGGAGTACGCCGGCGACTACCAGCGTCAGCTCTTCCTGGTCGACCACGCCGGTCTGCCCCTGAAGACGGTCCTGGAGCAGCTCGACATCCTCGGCGAGGAGGTCGTCCCGGTGCTGCGCAAGGAGTTCGCCGCCCTGCGGCCGGCCGGCGTGCCGGAGACCGCCCCGCTCCACCCCGCCGTACGCACTCAGGAGGCGTAA
- a CDS encoding ATP-binding cassette domain-containing protein has translation MTDLAIETEGLVKVFGTNRAVDGIDLRVPAGTVYGVLGPNGAGKTTAVKMLATLLRPDGGRARVFGNDVVEDADTVRGRVSLTGQYASVDEDLTGTENLVLLGRLLGHSRPAARERSAQLLAAFGLAEAADRQIKNYSGGMRRRIDIAASILNTPDLLFLDEPTTGLDPRSRNQVWDIVRAVVAQGTTVLLTTQYLDEADQLASRIAVIDHGKVIAEGTKGELKASVGSGSVHVRLREPEQRPAAERILTTALNATVQLDPDPVALTATVNGHGTDLGAAEQAARALSELARAGITVDNFGLGQPSLDEVFLALTDRPADGTTPDPAPDPASAPTSAPTSDRTPDPTSDRKGPTA, from the coding sequence ATGACCGACCTCGCCATCGAGACCGAGGGCCTGGTCAAGGTCTTCGGCACGAACCGGGCCGTCGACGGCATCGACCTTCGCGTCCCGGCCGGCACCGTCTACGGCGTCCTCGGCCCCAACGGCGCGGGCAAGACCACCGCCGTGAAGATGCTCGCCACCCTGCTGCGCCCGGACGGCGGCCGGGCCCGGGTCTTCGGCAACGACGTGGTGGAGGACGCCGACACCGTACGGGGCCGGGTGAGCCTGACCGGCCAGTACGCCTCCGTCGACGAGGACCTGACCGGCACCGAGAACCTGGTCCTGCTCGGCCGGCTCCTCGGCCACTCCCGCCCCGCCGCCCGCGAGCGCTCCGCCCAGCTCCTCGCGGCCTTCGGGCTCGCGGAGGCGGCCGACCGGCAGATCAAGAACTACTCGGGCGGCATGCGGCGCCGCATCGACATCGCCGCGTCCATCCTCAACACCCCTGACCTGCTCTTTCTCGACGAGCCGACGACCGGTCTCGACCCGCGCAGCCGCAACCAGGTCTGGGACATCGTGCGCGCGGTCGTCGCCCAGGGCACCACGGTCCTGCTCACCACCCAGTACCTGGACGAGGCGGACCAGCTGGCGTCCCGTATCGCCGTCATCGACCACGGGAAGGTGATCGCGGAGGGCACGAAGGGCGAGCTGAAGGCCTCGGTGGGCTCGGGATCGGTGCATGTACGGCTCCGGGAACCCGAGCAGCGCCCGGCGGCCGAGCGGATCCTGACGACCGCCCTGAACGCGACCGTCCAGCTCGACCCGGACCCGGTCGCGCTGACCGCCACCGTCAACGGCCACGGCACGGACCTCGGCGCGGCGGAGCAGGCGGCGCGGGCCCTGTCCGAGCTCGCCAGGGCCGGGATCACGGTCGACAACTTCGGGCTTGGCCAGCCCAGCCTGGACGAGGTGTTCCTGGCGCTGACGGACCGGCCCGCCGACGGCACCACCCCCGATCCGGCCCCCGATCCGGCCTCCGCCCCGACCTCCGCCCCGACCTCCGACCGGACCCCCGATCCGACCTCCGACCGGAAGGGACCGACGGCATGA
- a CDS encoding DUF2630 family protein produces the protein MYDDEQILENISALVEEERALRQRTGGLLAEERTRLAELEVQLDQCWDLLRQRRAKAEFGEDPDTAAVRPASEVEGYRS, from the coding sequence ATGTACGACGACGAGCAGATCCTGGAGAACATCAGCGCCCTCGTCGAAGAGGAACGAGCCCTGCGGCAGCGGACCGGCGGGCTGCTCGCGGAGGAGCGGACCCGGCTCGCCGAGCTGGAGGTGCAACTGGACCAGTGCTGGGACCTGTTGCGCCAGCGCCGCGCGAAGGCCGAGTTCGGCGAGGACCCGGACACGGCGGCGGTCCGCCCGGCCTCCGAGGTAGAGGGCTACCGCAGCTAG
- a CDS encoding endonuclease/exonuclease/phosphatase family protein, giving the protein MAITEATAAEPAPPLVRPRHRVTAWAAGLLVAVPALITGCRILGTDAISPVPQLLSFLPWLTLPAALALLLALAARRRPLAGVAALVLAATAWCVLPYGPDTTTARGPVVERLRVLASNVEFGGATEALAEAVRRERPQLVYVSECDRACVRTLTAELGADHPHRAVVDGEGSTGSLILSAYPLTARPPIPAAMGMPGATARIGGRDVQLRLAHPMPPLPGQVDVWNGELDRVERFAAEHRDTGPVVLAGDFNASQDHAAFRSVLDAGRLHDAARLAGASRTPTWPQGASLPPYVQIDHVLVSDDFRVRGVRFLDLAGTDHRAVLAELDLHSGR; this is encoded by the coding sequence GTGGCCATCACCGAGGCAACCGCCGCCGAGCCCGCTCCACCCCTCGTACGGCCCAGGCATCGCGTCACCGCCTGGGCCGCCGGGCTGCTGGTGGCCGTACCGGCCCTGATCACCGGCTGCCGGATCCTCGGCACCGACGCGATCAGCCCCGTACCGCAGTTGCTGTCCTTCCTGCCCTGGCTGACCCTCCCGGCCGCCCTCGCCCTGCTGCTCGCCCTCGCCGCCCGGCGACGGCCGCTCGCCGGAGTGGCCGCGCTGGTCCTCGCGGCCACGGCCTGGTGCGTCCTGCCGTACGGGCCGGACACCACCACCGCCCGCGGACCCGTCGTCGAACGGCTCCGGGTGCTCGCCTCCAACGTCGAATTCGGCGGGGCGACCGAGGCGTTGGCCGAGGCCGTACGACGCGAGCGGCCCCAGCTCGTGTACGTCTCCGAGTGCGACCGCGCCTGCGTACGCACCCTCACCGCCGAGCTGGGCGCCGACCACCCCCATCGGGCCGTCGTGGACGGCGAGGGCTCCACCGGCTCGCTGATCCTCAGCGCCTATCCGCTGACCGCGCGGCCCCCGATCCCCGCCGCGATGGGCATGCCCGGCGCCACGGCGCGGATCGGCGGCCGGGACGTCCAGCTCCGGCTCGCGCACCCGATGCCGCCGCTGCCGGGGCAGGTCGACGTGTGGAACGGCGAGCTGGACCGGGTGGAGCGTTTCGCCGCCGAGCACCGCGACACCGGCCCGGTCGTCCTGGCCGGCGACTTCAACGCCTCCCAGGACCACGCCGCCTTCCGCTCGGTCCTCGACGCGGGCCGGCTGCACGACGCCGCCCGGCTCGCGGGCGCCTCCCGGACGCCGACCTGGCCGCAGGGGGCGAGCCTGCCGCCGTACGTCCAGATCGACCACGTGCTGGTCAGCGACGACTTCCGGGTGCGCGGCGTGCGCTTCCTCGACCTGGCGGGTACGGACCACCGGGCCGTCCTCGCCGAGCTCGACCTGCACTCCGGCCGCTGA
- a CDS encoding DUF7144 family membrane protein, translating to MSQNTAPRTQSTGDSWTSGGTLFAGVLMVVIGIVDILQGIVAIAEDEVFTRVGDYVFKFDLTAWGWIHLCLGVIVALAGFGILKGTAWGRIAGIALASLNIIAQFLYLPYQPWWALFSMAVSVFVIWALATHETYGKDTV from the coding sequence ATGAGCCAGAACACTGCACCCCGCACTCAGAGCACCGGTGACTCCTGGACCTCCGGCGGCACTCTCTTCGCCGGCGTCCTCATGGTGGTCATCGGCATCGTCGACATCCTCCAGGGCATCGTGGCCATCGCGGAGGACGAGGTCTTCACCCGCGTCGGCGACTACGTCTTCAAGTTCGACCTGACGGCCTGGGGCTGGATCCATCTCTGCCTCGGCGTCATCGTCGCCCTCGCCGGCTTCGGCATCCTCAAGGGCACCGCGTGGGGCCGGATCGCCGGTATCGCGCTGGCCTCCCTGAACATCATCGCCCAGTTCCTCTATCTGCCGTACCAGCCGTGGTGGGCCCTGTTCTCGATGGCCGTCTCGGTCTTCGTGATCTGGGCGCTGGCCACGCACGAGACCTACGGCAAGGACACGGTGTGA
- the cobM gene encoding precorrin-4 C(11)-methyltransferase, whose protein sequence is MTVYFIGAGPGAADLITVRGARTLASCGVCLYAGSLVPRELLAECPPDARLVDTADLDLDGIVAEIVRAHEAGHDVARLHSGDPSVFSAVAEQMRRLDALDIPYEVVPGVPAFAAAAAALKRELTVPTVGQTVILTRIAQQATPMPEGEDLATLGRSGALLVLHLAARYVDRVVSELLPHYGADCPAAVVAMASRPDEIVLRGTLEDIAPQMKEAGITKTAVILVGRTLAASQFRDSHLYDPARERHVC, encoded by the coding sequence ATGACCGTCTACTTCATCGGCGCGGGCCCGGGCGCGGCCGACCTGATCACCGTGCGGGGCGCCCGCACCCTCGCCTCCTGCGGCGTCTGCCTGTACGCGGGCTCCCTGGTCCCGCGCGAGCTGCTCGCCGAGTGCCCGCCGGACGCGCGCCTCGTCGACACCGCCGACCTGGACCTGGACGGGATCGTCGCCGAGATCGTCCGGGCCCACGAGGCCGGCCACGACGTGGCCCGGCTCCACTCGGGGGACCCGTCGGTCTTCAGCGCGGTGGCCGAGCAGATGCGCCGGCTGGACGCGCTGGACATCCCGTACGAGGTCGTACCGGGCGTCCCGGCATTCGCCGCGGCGGCCGCCGCGCTCAAGCGGGAGCTCACCGTCCCCACGGTGGGCCAGACGGTCATCCTCACCCGCATCGCCCAGCAGGCCACCCCCATGCCGGAGGGCGAGGACCTGGCGACCCTGGGCCGCAGCGGCGCCCTCCTGGTCCTCCACCTGGCGGCCCGGTACGTGGACCGCGTCGTCTCCGAGCTGCTGCCGCACTACGGCGCCGACTGCCCGGCCGCGGTCGTGGCGATGGCCAGCCGCCCGGACGAGATCGTGCTGCGGGGCACCCTGGAGGACATCGCGCCGCAGATGAAGGAGGCCGGGATCACGAAGACGGCCGTGATCCTGGTCGGACGGACGCTGGCGGCCTCGCAGTTCCGCGACAGCCACCTCTACGACCCGGCGCGGGAGCGTCACGTCTGCTGA
- a CDS encoding FUSC family protein, protein MARNARMAPPPWLTAGLRPQPTPIPWAAVARASIALAAPLAVGFAADRPVYGALVSMGALSGVIGDTADAYRMRFYNIAVPQLFGALGVTLGSLVFGQGWLAVVVLTLIALVSGMISSIGAVASVSGLLLLLNAVVGAGLPLPEPWWTAPLLLSLGGVVVLVLTLLGWPLRGGVPERTAVAGTYRSVAELLEAAGSDAYDEKRRAVTASLNQSYDLVLARRARVHGRAPALVRLLSQLNVVIPLVEAAPAAHLAALRFHRPLPAEIPAAVRELAEAVEEGRTGTPVLDLPEASRPSEKAVDHALRHAAAVVHKAEPNPYNVDDRLGRPAALRVRARRTARAVLVSEASWRYGLRLALCIGLAQALVSLVDVPRSYWVALTVTFVMKPDFGSVFSRAVLRALGTAAGLVIAAPLLAEVPRGWWDVPVMLALGALIPAFSAKGYAFQTAAITPVILLLSDLLNRQGVDLVLPRLYDSLVGCGIALVAGYLLWPESWHSRVGDRLADAVADCAAYVTRAFCSPEEEDQGARVRARRALYRDLSAVRSEFQRALTEPPPTGTVAAAWWPLVVAVERIVDATTAARVRVNHGAPAPAPEEVAAVERQLRELADGLRSSDVLVEVRAELTGDEEGVLAPLRQEVRAARAIASPRGEAD, encoded by the coding sequence ATGGCGCGCAACGCACGGATGGCCCCGCCCCCCTGGCTCACCGCGGGACTGCGCCCCCAGCCCACCCCCATCCCCTGGGCCGCCGTCGCCCGCGCCTCGATCGCGCTCGCCGCGCCCCTCGCCGTCGGGTTCGCCGCCGACCGTCCCGTCTACGGGGCCCTCGTCTCCATGGGCGCCCTCTCCGGCGTCATCGGCGACACCGCCGACGCGTACCGGATGCGCTTCTACAACATCGCCGTCCCGCAGCTCTTCGGCGCCCTCGGCGTCACCCTCGGCAGCCTCGTCTTCGGGCAGGGCTGGCTCGCCGTCGTCGTCCTGACCCTGATCGCGCTCGTCTCCGGGATGATCTCCTCGATCGGCGCCGTCGCCTCCGTGTCGGGCCTGCTCCTCCTCCTCAACGCGGTCGTCGGCGCGGGCCTGCCCCTGCCCGAGCCCTGGTGGACGGCGCCCCTCCTGCTCTCCCTCGGCGGGGTCGTCGTCCTCGTCCTGACCCTGCTCGGCTGGCCCCTGCGCGGCGGGGTCCCCGAGCGGACGGCCGTGGCCGGCACCTACCGGTCCGTCGCCGAACTCCTCGAAGCCGCCGGATCGGACGCGTACGACGAGAAGCGGCGCGCCGTCACCGCCTCCCTCAACCAGTCCTACGACCTCGTCCTGGCCCGCCGCGCCCGCGTGCACGGCCGGGCGCCCGCCCTCGTACGGCTGCTCTCCCAGCTGAACGTGGTGATCCCGCTCGTGGAGGCGGCCCCCGCCGCGCACCTGGCGGCGCTGCGCTTCCACCGGCCGCTGCCCGCCGAGATCCCGGCGGCCGTCCGCGAGCTGGCCGAGGCGGTCGAGGAAGGCCGCACCGGCACGCCCGTCCTGGACCTCCCCGAGGCCTCCCGCCCCTCCGAGAAGGCCGTCGACCACGCCCTGCGGCACGCGGCGGCCGTCGTGCACAAGGCCGAGCCGAACCCCTACAACGTCGACGACCGGCTCGGCCGCCCCGCCGCCCTTCGCGTACGGGCCCGCCGTACCGCACGCGCCGTGCTGGTCTCCGAGGCGTCCTGGCGGTACGGGCTGCGGCTCGCGCTCTGCATCGGCCTCGCCCAGGCGCTGGTCTCGCTCGTCGACGTACCCCGCTCGTACTGGGTCGCCCTCACCGTCACCTTCGTGATGAAGCCGGACTTCGGCTCGGTCTTCTCCCGGGCGGTGCTGCGCGCGCTCGGCACGGCCGCCGGTCTGGTCATCGCCGCACCGCTCCTCGCGGAGGTGCCGCGAGGATGGTGGGACGTGCCGGTGATGCTGGCGCTCGGCGCGCTGATCCCGGCCTTCTCCGCCAAGGGGTACGCCTTCCAGACCGCGGCGATCACCCCCGTCATCCTGCTGCTCTCCGACCTCCTCAACCGCCAGGGCGTCGACCTGGTCCTGCCCCGCCTCTACGACTCCCTCGTCGGCTGCGGGATCGCACTGGTCGCCGGCTATCTGCTCTGGCCCGAGTCCTGGCACAGCCGGGTCGGCGACCGGCTCGCGGACGCGGTCGCGGACTGCGCGGCGTACGTGACGCGGGCGTTCTGCTCACCCGAGGAGGAGGACCAGGGCGCCCGGGTCCGGGCCCGGCGCGCGCTCTACCGCGACCTGTCGGCCGTACGCTCCGAGTTCCAGCGCGCCCTGACCGAGCCGCCGCCGACCGGTACCGTCGCCGCCGCCTGGTGGCCGCTGGTCGTCGCCGTGGAGCGGATCGTCGACGCGACGACCGCCGCCCGGGTCCGCGTCAACCACGGCGCCCCCGCACCCGCGCCGGAGGAAGTGGCCGCCGTGGAACGGCAGTTGCGCGAACTCGCGGACGGACTGCGCAGCAGCGACGTCCTGGTGGAGGTACGGGCGGAGCTCACCGGGGACGAAGAGGGCGTGCTCGCGCCGCTGCGCCAGGAGGTGCGGGCCGCCCGGGCCATCGCCTCTCCCCGGGGAGAGGCGGACTAA
- a CDS encoding ABC transporter permease, which translates to MTTVTTGKDTQTADALDFVAPKADELAALLVGQSRPPRPSALSASLTFGWRAMLKIKHVPEQLFDVTAFPIMMVLMYTYLFGGALAGSVSAYIQFLLPGILVLSVVMITMYTGVSVNTDIEKGVFDRFRTLPIWRPAPMVGYLLGDVVRYLVASAVMLTVGVIIGYRPHGGAVGVLLGVALLLVFSFAFSWIWTMFGLLLRSEKSVMGVSMMVIFPLTFLSNVFVDPRTMPGWLQAFVNNSPVTHLSTAVRELMAGNWPAADIAWTLGWSALFVVVFGAVTMRLYNRK; encoded by the coding sequence ATGACCACCGTCACCACCGGCAAGGACACGCAGACGGCCGATGCCCTCGACTTCGTCGCCCCGAAGGCGGACGAGCTGGCGGCGCTGCTCGTGGGGCAGTCCCGCCCGCCGCGCCCCAGCGCGCTCTCCGCCTCGCTGACGTTCGGCTGGCGGGCCATGCTCAAGATCAAGCACGTGCCGGAGCAGCTGTTCGACGTGACGGCGTTCCCGATCATGATGGTGCTGATGTACACGTACCTCTTCGGGGGCGCGCTGGCCGGCTCGGTCTCGGCGTACATCCAGTTCCTGCTGCCGGGCATCCTCGTGCTGAGCGTCGTGATGATCACGATGTACACGGGTGTCTCGGTCAACACGGACATCGAGAAGGGCGTCTTCGACCGCTTCCGCACGCTGCCGATCTGGCGGCCCGCACCGATGGTCGGCTATCTGCTGGGCGATGTCGTGCGCTATCTGGTCGCCTCCGCGGTCATGCTCACGGTCGGCGTGATCATCGGCTACCGGCCGCACGGCGGGGCCGTGGGCGTCCTGCTCGGGGTCGCGCTGCTGCTGGTGTTCTCGTTCGCGTTCTCGTGGATCTGGACCATGTTCGGGCTGCTGCTGCGCAGCGAGAAGTCCGTCATGGGCGTCTCGATGATGGTGATCTTCCCGCTGACGTTCCTCTCCAACGTCTTCGTCGACCCGAGGACGATGCCGGGCTGGCTGCAGGCCTTCGTCAACAACAGCCCGGTGACGCATCTGTCGACGGCGGTACGGGAGTTGATGGCCGGGAACTGGCCGGCGGCGGACATCGCCTGGACGCTGGGGTGGTCGGCGCTGTTCGTGGTCGTCTTCGGGGCGGTCACGATGCGGCTCTACAACCGCAAGTGA
- a CDS encoding type II toxin-antitoxin system Phd/YefM family antitoxin — protein MEATARGFNQKSSQILAAAARGETVTVTKNGVAVARVVPIGDEIPPYPTDPMGPIDLPDLGLPDLTDDEIEDVLKGMGGTSA, from the coding sequence ATGGAAGCCACGGCCCGAGGGTTCAATCAGAAGTCGTCCCAGATCCTGGCCGCGGCGGCCCGTGGTGAGACCGTCACGGTCACCAAGAACGGCGTCGCGGTCGCGCGCGTGGTGCCCATAGGAGACGAGATCCCCCCGTATCCCACCGACCCCATGGGGCCGATAGACCTTCCCGACCTCGGCCTTCCCGACCTCACCGACGATGAGATCGAGGACGTCCTCAAGGGGATGGGCGGGACTTCGGCGTGA
- a CDS encoding PIN domain-containing protein translates to MIAIADTNALYRLLDPRLTGHEAHKEGLQVISHLVISPMVLAELDCLVSARAGAREALTAARFIERYTATRRFEVPPVAAHLSTAIAVAEGYADADGGRGIGMTDAMNVALAAAYGTEVLFTTDRHFRMVRPLTGHKAFRLLPDDL, encoded by the coding sequence GTGATCGCCATCGCCGACACCAACGCCCTCTACCGTCTCCTCGACCCGCGTCTGACCGGGCACGAAGCGCACAAGGAAGGGCTGCAGGTGATCAGCCACCTGGTGATCTCTCCCATGGTGCTCGCCGAACTGGACTGTCTGGTCTCGGCGCGCGCCGGTGCACGCGAGGCGCTGACCGCAGCCCGGTTCATCGAGCGCTACACGGCCACCCGCCGTTTCGAGGTTCCGCCGGTGGCTGCGCATCTGTCCACGGCGATCGCCGTCGCCGAAGGCTACGCGGACGCGGATGGCGGGAGGGGCATCGGGATGACGGACGCGATGAACGTCGCCCTGGCGGCCGCGTACGGCACGGAGGTCCTGTTCACCACGGACCGGCACTTCCGCATGGTCCGACCGCTCACCGGCCACAAGGCGTTCCGGTTGTTGCCCGACGACCTGTGA
- a CDS encoding DUF6126 family protein: MTDTGTDPVPAPDPVPAPDPALDNERWKERGVMLRVFVYVFATHAFAGFVWLLFYVGQNAQK, translated from the coding sequence ATGACCGATACCGGCACCGACCCCGTGCCCGCGCCCGATCCCGTGCCCGCGCCCGATCCCGCCCTCGACAACGAGCGGTGGAAAGAGCGCGGCGTGATGCTCCGCGTCTTCGTGTACGTCTTCGCGACGCACGCGTTCGCGGGTTTCGTCTGGCTGCTCTTCTACGTGGGCCAGAACGCCCAGAAGTAG
- a CDS encoding FMN reductase, giving the protein MQTLKLVAVSAGLSSPSSTRLLADRLTKAAEGRLTEQEYAVEVQVIELRDLALDIAKNFVSGFPSEQLGAAIDAVTGADGVVAVTPVFTASYSGLFKSFFDLIDPDALTGKPVLIGATGGTARHSLVLDHALRPLFAYLRALVVPTAVYAASEDWGSGGDEYTEGLPSRIRRAGHELADLVAARGPAGDADDDELVPFERQLADLRLD; this is encoded by the coding sequence ATGCAGACCCTGAAGCTCGTCGCCGTGTCCGCCGGACTCAGCAGCCCCTCCTCGACCCGGCTGCTCGCCGACCGGCTCACCAAGGCCGCCGAGGGGCGGCTCACCGAGCAGGAGTACGCCGTCGAGGTCCAGGTGATCGAGCTGCGCGACCTCGCCCTCGACATCGCCAAGAACTTCGTCTCCGGCTTCCCCTCGGAGCAGCTGGGCGCGGCGATCGACGCCGTGACCGGCGCGGACGGGGTCGTCGCGGTGACCCCCGTCTTCACCGCCTCGTACAGCGGCCTGTTCAAGTCCTTCTTCGACCTGATCGACCCGGACGCGCTGACCGGCAAGCCGGTGCTCATCGGGGCGACCGGCGGCACCGCCCGCCACTCCCTCGTCCTCGACCACGCGCTGCGGCCGCTCTTCGCCTACCTGCGGGCGCTCGTCGTCCCGACGGCCGTCTACGCGGCCTCGGAGGACTGGGGATCGGGCGGCGACGAGTACACCGAGGGCCTGCCGTCCCGGATCCGCCGGGCCGGACACGAACTCGCCGACCTGGTCGCGGCCAGGGGCCCGGCCGGGGACGCGGACGACGACGAACTCGTGCCGTTCGAGCGGCAGCTCGCCGACCTGCGCCTGGACTGA
- the cbiE gene encoding precorrin-6y C5,15-methyltransferase (decarboxylating) subunit CbiE, with protein sequence MNGAISVVGIGADGWDGLPENSRRTLRAADVLIGGPRQLALLPAAECPGERVTWPSPLRPAVPGLLAAHEGRSVAVLASGDPMFYGIGRTLAETVGADRFRFLPHPSSVSYACARLGWALEAVETVSLVGRPLAALTAALYDGRRLLVLSADGGTPAEVADLLRERGYGPSRMRVLEQLGSDRERTVDATADTWPPGGRADALNVIALDCVRSPEAPRLGAVPGLPDEAYEHDGQLTKRYVRAATLAALAPAPGELLWDIGGGSGSIGIEWMRTDRSCRAITVEKHPERAERILRNADALGTPALRVVTGPAPAALAGLPTPDAVFIGGGLTAPGLLDACWEALPAGGRLVANTVTLESEALLAERYRRHGGELVRLAVAQAVPVGGFTGWRQAMPVTQWSVTKSGVGA encoded by the coding sequence GTGAACGGTGCGATATCGGTCGTCGGGATCGGCGCGGACGGCTGGGACGGCCTCCCCGAGAACTCCCGCCGGACCCTGCGCGCCGCCGACGTCCTGATCGGCGGCCCCCGACAGCTCGCCCTGCTGCCCGCGGCCGAGTGCCCCGGCGAGCGGGTCACCTGGCCCTCCCCGCTGCGCCCCGCCGTCCCCGGCCTCCTCGCGGCCCACGAGGGCCGCTCCGTCGCCGTCCTGGCCAGCGGAGACCCCATGTTCTACGGGATCGGCCGCACGCTCGCCGAGACCGTCGGCGCCGACCGCTTCCGCTTCCTTCCGCACCCGTCCTCCGTCTCGTACGCCTGCGCCCGCCTCGGCTGGGCCCTGGAGGCCGTCGAGACCGTCTCCCTGGTGGGCAGGCCGCTCGCCGCGCTCACCGCCGCCCTGTACGACGGGAGGCGCCTGCTCGTCCTGAGCGCGGACGGCGGCACCCCGGCGGAGGTGGCGGACCTGCTGCGCGAGCGCGGGTACGGGCCGAGCCGGATGCGGGTCCTGGAGCAGCTGGGCTCGGACCGCGAGCGGACCGTGGACGCCACCGCGGACACCTGGCCGCCCGGCGGACGGGCGGACGCGCTGAACGTCATCGCCCTCGACTGCGTCCGCTCCCCCGAGGCGCCGCGCCTCGGCGCCGTACCCGGCCTGCCGGACGAGGCGTACGAGCACGACGGCCAGCTCACCAAGCGGTACGTCCGCGCGGCCACCCTCGCGGCCCTCGCGCCCGCGCCCGGCGAACTGCTCTGGGACATCGGCGGCGGGTCGGGGTCCATCGGCATCGAGTGGATGCGGACCGACCGCTCCTGCCGGGCGATCACCGTCGAGAAGCACCCCGAGCGGGCCGAGCGCATCCTCCGCAACGCCGACGCCCTCGGCACACCGGCCCTGCGCGTCGTCACCGGCCCCGCACCCGCCGCGCTCGCCGGGCTGCCCACGCCCGACGCCGTCTTCATCGGCGGCGGCCTGACGGCGCCCGGCCTGCTCGACGCCTGCTGGGAGGCGCTCCCCGCGGGCGGCCGGCTGGTCGCCAACACGGTGACGCTGGAGTCCGAGGCCCTCCTCGCGGAGCGCTACCGCCGTCACGGCGGTGAACTGGTCCGGCTCGCCGTCGCCCAGGCCGTCCCGGTGGGCGGCTTCACCGGCTGGCGCCAGGCGATGCCGGTCACGCAGTGGTCCGTAACGAAATCAGGAGTTGGAGCATGA
- a CDS encoding 50S ribosomal protein bL37: MAKRGNKKRARKKKKANHGKRPNA, from the coding sequence ATGGCGAAGCGTGGCAACAAGAAGCGGGCCCGCAAGAAGAAGAAGGCGAACCACGGCAAGCGGCCGAACGCCTGA